One Rhodocyclaceae bacterium genomic region harbors:
- a CDS encoding MoxR family ATPase has protein sequence MNDASLLPAIHRVIDQVGTVILGKRSQVRLAIACLLARGHLLIEDVPGVGKTTLAHAIAKSLGLDFHRIQFTSDLLPNDILGVSVFDMNAKTFAFHPGPIFAQLILADEINRATPKTQSALLEAMEEHQVTIEGATRRLPEPFFVIATQNPSHQIGTFDLPESQLDRFLMRIRLGYPDAEAERALLAGAERRAMIDDLPACIDVAGLVSLQARVRSVFVADALIDYVQALLAHTRRAADLAGGLSPRAGLALLNGARAWALIDGRNHVEPEDVQAILPSVAGHRLHAQVLAGAVSGQELAERLMAEVAVP, from the coding sequence ATGAACGACGCCTCCCTCCTCCCCGCCATCCACCGGGTCATCGACCAGGTGGGTACCGTCATCCTCGGCAAGCGATCGCAGGTCCGGCTGGCGATAGCCTGCCTGCTCGCGCGCGGCCACCTGCTGATCGAGGACGTACCCGGCGTCGGCAAGACCACGCTCGCACATGCAATCGCGAAATCTCTGGGCCTTGACTTTCACCGCATCCAGTTCACCAGCGACCTGCTGCCGAACGACATCCTCGGCGTGTCGGTGTTCGACATGAACGCGAAGACGTTCGCCTTCCATCCCGGCCCGATCTTCGCCCAGCTGATCCTGGCCGACGAAATCAACCGGGCCACGCCGAAGACGCAGAGCGCGCTGCTCGAAGCGATGGAGGAACATCAGGTGACGATCGAAGGTGCCACGCGTCGGCTGCCCGAACCGTTCTTCGTGATCGCTACCCAGAATCCGTCCCACCAGATCGGCACCTTCGACCTGCCGGAATCGCAGCTCGACCGGTTCCTGATGCGCATCCGGCTCGGATATCCCGATGCCGAGGCCGAACGCGCGCTGCTGGCCGGTGCCGAACGGCGCGCGATGATCGATGACCTGCCTGCGTGCATTGACGTCGCAGGACTGGTATCGCTGCAAGCCCGGGTGCGCAGCGTATTCGTGGCCGATGCACTCATCGACTACGTGCAAGCCCTGCTTGCGCATACCCGGCGCGCTGCCGATCTCGCTGGCGGACTGTCACCGCGCGCCGGCCTTGCGCTGCTCAACGGTGCGCGGGCCTGGGCACTGATCGACGGCCGCAACCATGTCGAACCAGAGGACGTACAGGCGATCCTGCCGTCAGTCGCCGGCCATCGCCTGCATGCACAGGTGCTCGCCGGCGCAGTCTCCGGGCAGGAACTGGCTGAACGGCTGATGGCCGAAGTCGCCGTGCCCTGA